A single Bacteroidota bacterium DNA region contains:
- a CDS encoding DUF5343 domain-containing protein, with translation MALPDSYTVKYGSFAAYFDAIQGAEPPERFSVKFLENLEFKSTNDRALVGILRELGFLDSNNVPTKRYYEYLDKAAAPRVLAEGIREMFSDLFAIKKDANKMTSDEAYNKLRTLYAGSKKDNLVKLIAKSFSGLCELADFESSKPEVRKKVEKEKEEEQEQQNSELKDKAEEQSSGIHKKIKLQGLQYHINIVLPETRDQAIYDAIFKSLRDHLG, from the coding sequence ATGGCTTTACCAGATAGTTACACAGTAAAGTATGGCTCATTTGCAGCATACTTTGACGCCATTCAAGGCGCAGAACCTCCTGAAAGATTTTCAGTAAAATTTTTGGAGAATCTTGAGTTCAAAAGTACGAATGACAGAGCTCTAGTTGGGATACTTAGAGAGCTTGGCTTTCTAGACAGTAACAATGTTCCTACAAAAAGATATTACGAATATTTAGACAAAGCTGCCGCACCAAGGGTATTAGCTGAAGGCATTCGAGAAATGTTTTCAGATTTGTTTGCAATAAAAAAAGATGCGAACAAAATGACTTCTGATGAAGCATATAATAAACTAAGAACTTTATATGCTGGCTCAAAGAAGGACAACCTAGTAAAATTAATTGCTAAAAGTTTTTCGGGCCTATGTGAATTAGCAGATTTTGAATCTAGCAAACCTGAAGTGAGAAAGAAAGTTGAAAAGGAGAAGGAAGAGGAACAGGAACAACAAAACTCCGAATTGAAAGACAAGGCAGAGGAACAAAGTTCTGGCATTCATAAAAAAATAAAATTACAAGGATTACAGTACCATATTAATATTGTACTACCCGAGACGAGAGATCAAGCAATTTATGATGCAATTTTCAAAAGTCTTAGAGATCATCTTGGATAA